The Lujinxingia sediminis genome contains a region encoding:
- a CDS encoding ABC transporter permease: MSASHDRRESTPEEGRKAARQAALEKIARSREVAQGRQLIGAWTLFYKEILRFWTIAGQTVISPVITTMLYFLVFGYSLGDRLQEIRGVPYVDFLVPGLVMLALITNAYINSAFSLFITKVHGTIVDLLVTPLTYVQFLGAYVAAAMVRAMLIGSIIWIVAWLMGASPFYSVPVALVFMVLTSMAFAFIGVVVAILGEDFDHINLLPNFLITPLTFLGGVFYSIEMLPAPWDSVSLFNPVLYMVNGVRYGMVGVSDVSVWQGAVLLLVLNVIFGGLALWLLKTGKKLRD, from the coding sequence ATGAGCGCGAGTCACGACAGGCGAGAGAGCACGCCGGAGGAGGGGCGTAAGGCAGCGCGGCAGGCGGCGTTGGAGAAGATCGCGCGTAGTAGGGAGGTGGCTCAGGGGCGCCAGCTCATCGGGGCGTGGACGCTCTTCTATAAGGAGATTTTGCGCTTCTGGACGATCGCCGGCCAGACGGTGATCAGCCCCGTGATCACGACGATGCTCTATTTTCTGGTGTTCGGGTATTCGCTGGGCGACCGACTCCAGGAGATCCGCGGTGTGCCCTACGTGGACTTTCTGGTGCCGGGGCTTGTGATGCTGGCGTTGATCACCAATGCGTATATCAACTCGGCGTTTTCGCTCTTCATTACCAAGGTACACGGCACCATCGTGGATCTTCTGGTGACGCCGCTGACCTACGTGCAGTTTCTGGGGGCGTATGTGGCTGCGGCGATGGTGCGGGCGATGCTCATCGGGTCCATCATCTGGATCGTGGCCTGGTTGATGGGGGCCTCACCCTTCTATTCGGTGCCTGTGGCGCTGGTGTTTATGGTGCTGACCTCGATGGCCTTTGCGTTCATCGGGGTGGTGGTCGCGATCCTGGGCGAGGATTTTGATCATATTAACCTTTTGCCCAACTTCCTGATCACGCCGCTGACCTTTCTGGGCGGGGTGTTTTATTCGATCGAGATGTTGCCGGCGCCCTGGGATAGCGTCTCGCTCTTCAATCCGGTGCTCTACATGGTCAACGGGGTGCGTTACGGGATGGTGGGCGTCTCGGATGTGTCGGTGTGGCAGGGAGCGGTGTTGTTGCTTGTGCTCAACGTGATCTTTGGTGGGCTGGCGTTGTGGCTGCTCAAGACGGGCAAGAAGTTGCGAGATTGA